The Tumebacillus amylolyticus genome window below encodes:
- a CDS encoding DUF1802 family protein, producing the protein MSVSFRSFSVNVHSPHLPIKEVALKEWAVCIEAIAAGDQIVLIRKGGITEETREFRLEEQSFYLYPTYEHQRADLIKPAYKDVIAKTLEGRELPPKLVTITHVGHVTDDIVIKDDVELLKKFDAYHVMTQNYAEERLNWQGDRPLHILLLRAYRLTEPKTINVEDEYIGCKSWLTLANPIQDTDLEPVIPTSQYEAQREEILRSIGLWHEQDPRNAHDAH; encoded by the coding sequence ATGTCAGTGAGCTTCCGATCTTTCTCCGTGAACGTACACAGCCCCCACTTGCCGATCAAGGAAGTGGCGTTGAAGGAGTGGGCTGTCTGCATCGAAGCGATTGCCGCGGGCGATCAGATCGTCTTGATTCGCAAGGGCGGCATCACGGAAGAGACGCGGGAATTCCGGTTGGAGGAGCAGTCGTTCTACCTCTATCCGACGTATGAGCATCAGCGTGCCGACCTGATCAAACCCGCGTATAAAGACGTGATCGCCAAAACCCTCGAAGGTCGCGAACTGCCGCCCAAACTCGTGACGATTACGCACGTTGGACATGTGACCGACGATATCGTGATCAAGGACGACGTGGAACTGCTCAAAAAGTTCGACGCTTACCATGTGATGACGCAGAATTATGCAGAAGAGCGTCTGAACTGGCAAGGAGACCGCCCTCTGCACATCTTGCTCCTGCGTGCGTACCGTCTGACGGAGCCGAAGACGATCAACGTCGAGGACGAGTACATCGGATGCAAGTCGTGGCTCACTTTGGCGAATCCGATCCAGGACACCGACTTGGAGCCGGTGATTCCGACTTCGCAGTACGAGGCCCAACGAGAAGAGATCTTGCGTAGCATCGGGCTTTGGCATGAACAAGACCCGCGCAACGCGCACGACGCTCACTGA
- a CDS encoding ATP-binding protein: protein MNDLKLNPSPEFAEAWARSRSYGIDPNAFPSVLPVPASDLQQRIFANRLLLESALPYIDHLYRTVESECIVAVCDVDSVLLATRGERLPDEILKQHTTPGMCWSEPIFGANALGTAIAENRSVHIVGTDHYLTDLHGMSCAASPLHDEHGTVIGALAIAAYKTEHSPYMLGTVLSITHAIEKAMILKSQHYRTLLLQEKITETSNHLILITDAKGNIVHRNQAAELMMPVAGAPRLQDLFSEKSAPVVALLEQCDLTDFHEKLLHPVTGAECHLFWDARWVIDPMVQQTTLLLVGRDMTRYVRMEHNLRQSERLSTMGMFAAQIAHEIRNPVAVIKLAMQLMLGQEDFSEKSEKKGQMILREISRIEGLVNHFLDISRPQNPDFKECDIIELLRSTCNLMQGVFREANLRLVENYEEVGLLRADCDQLHQVILNLFRNAIDATPAGGEIELTVKRPEEEPDFVVIEVRDTGQGIPEDRLQDIFEPFYTTKSKGTGLGLHNSKAIIEAHGGDMEIESEIGRGTRISIWLPMCPEEAILD, encoded by the coding sequence ATGAATGATCTAAAATTGAACCCGTCGCCCGAGTTTGCGGAAGCGTGGGCTCGTTCCCGTTCGTATGGGATCGATCCGAACGCATTTCCCTCCGTTCTACCCGTCCCGGCTTCTGACTTGCAACAGCGCATCTTTGCGAACCGACTTTTGCTGGAATCGGCGCTTCCTTATATTGATCACCTCTACCGTACCGTGGAAAGCGAGTGCATCGTCGCCGTTTGTGACGTTGACTCCGTTCTGCTTGCCACGCGCGGAGAACGCTTGCCTGATGAAATTTTGAAGCAGCATACAACGCCCGGCATGTGCTGGTCGGAGCCCATTTTCGGAGCCAATGCCCTGGGCACGGCGATCGCCGAAAATCGTTCGGTCCACATCGTCGGCACCGATCATTATCTGACCGACTTGCACGGGATGTCTTGCGCGGCGTCTCCGCTCCATGACGAGCATGGAACTGTCATCGGAGCGCTCGCGATTGCCGCGTACAAGACGGAGCACAGCCCGTATATGCTGGGAACCGTCCTCTCGATCACGCATGCCATCGAGAAAGCGATGATTTTGAAATCGCAACATTACCGTACGTTGCTTTTGCAAGAGAAAATCACCGAAACGTCCAACCATCTCATCTTGATCACAGACGCGAAGGGCAACATCGTACACCGCAACCAGGCGGCCGAGCTTATGATGCCGGTCGCAGGAGCTCCACGGCTGCAAGACCTTTTTTCCGAAAAAAGCGCTCCGGTGGTCGCGTTGCTGGAACAGTGCGACCTGACCGACTTTCATGAAAAACTCCTCCACCCGGTGACGGGGGCGGAGTGTCATCTGTTTTGGGATGCCCGCTGGGTCATCGACCCGATGGTGCAGCAGACGACGTTGTTGCTGGTCGGACGTGACATGACCCGCTATGTCCGCATGGAGCATAACTTGCGCCAATCGGAGCGCTTGTCCACGATGGGCATGTTCGCCGCCCAGATTGCACACGAAATTCGCAATCCGGTCGCCGTGATCAAATTGGCGATGCAATTGATGCTGGGGCAGGAAGATTTTTCCGAAAAGTCGGAGAAAAAAGGGCAGATGATCTTACGGGAAATCTCCCGCATCGAAGGTCTCGTCAACCACTTCCTCGACATCTCGCGCCCGCAGAATCCCGATTTCAAGGAGTGCGACATCATCGAACTCTTGAGAAGTACGTGCAATCTCATGCAAGGTGTGTTCCGAGAAGCGAACTTGCGGCTGGTGGAGAACTATGAGGAAGTCGGCCTCCTTCGTGCCGATTGCGATCAATTGCATCAAGTCATCCTGAACTTGTTCAGAAACGCCATCGACGCAACGCCTGCAGGCGGCGAGATCGAGTTGACGGTCAAGCGCCCGGAGGAGGAGCCTGACTTTGTCGTGATCGAAGTTCGGGACACGGGTCAAGGGATTCCGGAGGACCGTTTGCAAGACATTTTCGAGCCGTTTTACACGACGAAAAGCAAGGGCACCGGACTCGGTCTGCACAACTCCAAAGCGATCATTGAGGCGCACGGAGGAGACATGGAGATTGAGAGCGAGATTGGGCGGGGCACGCGCATTTCGATTTGGTTGCCCATGTGTCCCGAGGAAGCTATACTAGACTAG
- the plsY gene encoding glycerol-3-phosphate 1-O-acyltransferase PlsY, with the protein MTFFMLMVLLIGYIVGSTPFAFLVSKSRGGNIFEQGSGNPGTANTLAMYGKSAAITVLICDILKGFLPTLIVLLITDDQVLAFWTATGTVLGHAFSFYTGFRGGKALATAGGSLLALYPIPIIVVVAAYVLLVLLIRYIVVATTIVIFGAVAFFLWIDQPLGSSLALLVMVAGILYRHLPNWERIYLRNEPKIGNKVEEIHLERLSKEKQAMIKVVYWIVAIAFLAVVYWVKA; encoded by the coding sequence ATGACCTTTTTTATGTTGATGGTTTTATTGATCGGTTATATCGTGGGTTCGACTCCGTTTGCGTTTTTGGTGTCTAAGAGTCGAGGCGGGAACATCTTTGAGCAAGGCAGCGGCAATCCGGGTACGGCGAACACGCTGGCGATGTACGGCAAGAGTGCGGCGATCACCGTCCTGATTTGCGACATCCTCAAGGGCTTCCTGCCGACGCTGATCGTCTTGTTGATTACGGACGATCAAGTATTGGCGTTCTGGACGGCAACAGGGACGGTGCTCGGGCACGCCTTCTCGTTCTACACCGGATTCCGCGGCGGGAAAGCGCTGGCGACGGCGGGCGGGTCTTTGTTGGCACTGTATCCGATTCCGATCATCGTGGTTGTGGCAGCATACGTGTTGTTGGTCTTGTTGATTCGCTACATCGTCGTCGCGACGACGATTGTGATCTTCGGGGCGGTTGCGTTCTTTCTCTGGATCGACCAGCCGCTGGGGAGTTCGCTCGCGCTGCTGGTGATGGTGGCGGGGATTCTCTATCGCCATCTCCCGAACTGGGAGCGCATCTACTTGCGCAACGAACCGAAGATCGGGAACAAGGTAGAAGAGATTCACTTGGAGCGTCTGTCCAAGGAAAAGCAAGCGATGATCAAGGTTGTGTATTGGATTGTGGCGATTGCGTTCCTCGCGGTCGTCTACTGGGTGAAGGCATAA
- a CDS encoding glycerophosphodiester phosphodiesterase, which yields MGDRKSKIKPYLDLPRPMVLAHQGASGHAPSNTREAFQLAVQMGSDAFETDIHMTKDGHVVLSHDETVDRLTDARGWIRDKTLAELKEIDFGYKFTLDGGRTFPFRGKGVSIPTLEEVLEEFPGIRVNMDIKQKTPPMEMALVETIKRFRAQERVLVTSFHSVTMNRFRKLGMSHVATSANTRNMVEFICYWRCGMQKFYKPPVDAFQVPVSQYGISVVTPRSVQIAHEHGVKVHVWTINDEDEIRKLLSWGVDGICSDYPDRVVNVMREMGLWDRE from the coding sequence ATGGGGGATCGCAAGAGCAAGATCAAGCCCTACTTGGACCTGCCGCGTCCGATGGTACTTGCACACCAAGGCGCATCCGGCCACGCGCCGTCGAACACGCGCGAGGCGTTTCAGTTGGCGGTGCAGATGGGGTCCGATGCGTTTGAAACGGACATTCACATGACGAAGGACGGGCATGTGGTGCTCAGTCATGACGAGACGGTCGACCGTTTGACCGACGCTCGCGGGTGGATTCGTGACAAAACGCTGGCCGAGCTCAAGGAGATCGATTTCGGCTACAAGTTCACGCTGGACGGGGGGCGGACGTTCCCGTTTCGAGGCAAGGGCGTGAGTATTCCGACGCTTGAGGAAGTGTTGGAAGAGTTTCCGGGCATCCGCGTGAACATGGACATCAAGCAGAAGACCCCGCCGATGGAGATGGCGCTGGTGGAGACGATCAAGCGTTTTCGCGCGCAGGAACGGGTGTTGGTGACGTCGTTTCACAGCGTGACGATGAACCGCTTCCGAAAGCTCGGGATGAGCCATGTCGCGACGTCGGCCAATACGCGCAACATGGTGGAGTTCATCTGCTATTGGCGCTGCGGGATGCAGAAATTCTACAAGCCGCCGGTCGATGCGTTTCAAGTTCCGGTTTCGCAGTATGGAATCTCGGTTGTCACACCGCGCTCTGTGCAGATTGCGCATGAGCATGGAGTGAAGGTCCACGTTTGGACGATTAACGACGAGGACGAGATTCGCAAGTTGCTCTCGTGGGGCGTGGACGGGATCTGCAGCGACTACCCGGATCGCGTCGTGAACGTGATGCGCGAGATGGGGTTGTGGGATCGCGAGTAA
- a CDS encoding spinster family MFS transporter has product MSTTPKVRPSQILLLFLFMNIINYVDRQVVSGVLPLLKDHFSLTDAALGLLGTAFMITYSLTAIPFGAWSDRWMPHKVAAIGVAVWSVATVSSALAWSFASLFVFRALVGVGEAAYVSTASTILSGAYPEGKRSGILGLFNLGMPIGGAIGVMLGGWIGTQFGWQWAFFLVGVPGLLLAYFAWKLPLQKPANTPTRPKFKLSELGTLLKNKAFFWVALGYAGISFAFGAIVLFVPTFFQRELGYELGTATMLAGALQVGAGLLGAPIGGWVADFWQKRDKRGRAYTLVLSMTASAICLWIGLIFHSLPLFFLSAFFMLWHVGVAAALIFDVTDASVWNTANALAMFTMHLLGDIPSPVIVGFISDKFSLTTAFAVMPIALLLASLFFWKASTYQSRESKTPRLL; this is encoded by the coding sequence ATGAGTACCACTCCAAAGGTCCGTCCCTCTCAGATTCTGCTCTTGTTCCTTTTCATGAACATTATCAACTATGTCGACCGTCAAGTAGTCTCCGGCGTCCTCCCGCTTCTCAAGGACCACTTCTCCCTGACAGACGCCGCCCTCGGTTTACTCGGCACCGCCTTCATGATTACGTACTCCCTCACCGCCATCCCCTTCGGCGCTTGGTCGGACCGCTGGATGCCGCACAAAGTGGCGGCGATCGGAGTCGCGGTCTGGTCCGTCGCGACGGTGTCCTCCGCTCTTGCTTGGTCCTTCGCTTCGCTGTTCGTCTTCCGCGCACTCGTCGGGGTTGGGGAAGCGGCGTACGTCTCGACCGCGAGTACGATTCTCTCGGGAGCGTATCCGGAGGGCAAACGTTCCGGCATCCTCGGCCTCTTCAACCTCGGCATGCCGATCGGAGGAGCCATCGGGGTCATGCTCGGAGGTTGGATCGGAACGCAGTTCGGCTGGCAGTGGGCGTTCTTCCTCGTCGGGGTTCCGGGTCTCCTCCTCGCCTACTTCGCCTGGAAACTGCCTTTGCAAAAACCGGCCAACACGCCGACTCGTCCCAAATTCAAACTCAGCGAACTCGGCACGCTCCTGAAAAACAAAGCGTTCTTCTGGGTCGCACTCGGCTATGCAGGCATCTCCTTTGCATTCGGAGCGATTGTGCTGTTCGTCCCGACCTTCTTCCAACGAGAACTCGGTTACGAACTGGGTACGGCCACGATGCTCGCCGGAGCCCTCCAAGTCGGAGCCGGCCTGCTCGGAGCTCCCATCGGAGGCTGGGTGGCAGACTTCTGGCAGAAACGCGACAAAAGAGGCCGTGCCTACACGCTGGTTCTCTCCATGACCGCATCGGCCATCTGCTTGTGGATCGGCTTGATTTTCCACAGCCTGCCGCTGTTCTTCCTCTCCGCGTTCTTCATGCTCTGGCACGTCGGCGTCGCGGCCGCCTTGATTTTCGACGTGACCGATGCGAGCGTCTGGAACACCGCCAATGCACTCGCCATGTTCACCATGCACTTGCTCGGCGACATCCCCAGCCCGGTCATCGTCGGCTTCATCTCCGACAAGTTCTCCCTGACCACGGCGTTCGCAGTTATGCCGATCGCCCTGCTCCTCGCTTCCCTGTTCTTCTGGAAAGCGAGCACCTACCAATCTCGAGAAAGCAAAACCCCGCGTCTGCTGTAG
- a CDS encoding MBL fold metallo-hydrolase — protein MTNTPQDLGFGVSLIDLQESGEKGRTGAYIVRGESKTALIEVGSSHAAQTILDNIAAMGLQPTDIDYVIVTHIHLDHSGGVGYILPQFPNATVVCHPRAARHLIDPTRLIAGASAVYGEDLERIFGTILPVPEERVLALADGETLDLGGRTLTFYDTPGHARHHCSIHDSGSEGIFTGDTVSIRYVPELTGWDFACLFPSTSPSEFDRDAVFQTVERLQKLHAKRIYHTHFGVTEPATYAFERTLKTVADYDAFSREMFRPGLPWEDLAERIREYIRADLAEHGHHVHDLSGIELDIRLNAQGMLFVLEKEHAKQNQ, from the coding sequence ATGACGAACACTCCGCAAGACTTGGGTTTTGGTGTCAGCCTGATCGACCTGCAAGAATCGGGTGAAAAAGGCCGCACCGGCGCGTACATCGTGCGCGGAGAGAGCAAAACCGCGCTGATCGAAGTCGGTTCTTCCCACGCAGCCCAGACGATTCTCGACAACATCGCGGCGATGGGGTTGCAACCGACCGACATCGACTATGTGATCGTGACGCACATCCACCTCGACCACTCCGGCGGTGTGGGCTACATCTTGCCGCAGTTTCCGAACGCGACGGTGGTCTGCCACCCGCGTGCGGCACGCCATCTGATCGACCCGACGCGGTTGATCGCCGGTGCGAGTGCCGTGTATGGAGAAGACTTGGAGCGCATCTTCGGCACGATCTTGCCGGTGCCGGAGGAACGAGTTCTGGCACTTGCGGACGGCGAGACGCTTGATCTCGGCGGACGGACGTTGACGTTCTATGACACGCCGGGCCACGCGAGACATCATTGCTCCATTCACGACAGCGGCTCAGAGGGGATCTTCACCGGCGACACGGTGAGCATCCGCTATGTGCCGGAGTTGACGGGCTGGGATTTCGCTTGCTTGTTCCCGTCCACGTCGCCGTCGGAGTTTGATCGTGACGCGGTGTTCCAGACGGTCGAGCGTTTGCAGAAGCTTCATGCGAAACGAATCTACCACACGCATTTCGGTGTGACGGAACCGGCAACGTATGCGTTTGAACGAACGCTCAAGACGGTCGCCGACTACGACGCTTTCTCCCGCGAGATGTTCCGACCGGGCCTTCCGTGGGAAGACTTGGCGGAACGAATTCGCGAGTACATCCGCGCAGATCTTGCCGAGCACGGGCACCACGTCCACGATCTCAGCGGGATCGAACTCGACATTCGCTTGAACGCGCAAGGCATGCTGTTCGTGCTGGAGAAGGAACACGCCAAGCAGAATCAATAA
- a CDS encoding VTT domain-containing protein: MISIEHWLQFLDHYGYLGLFILLLLGIVGIPLPDETLLSFVGVLVHKGHMNFWGVLAAAVLGSICGITLSYLIGRFVGYGVVTKFGRFLHLTEERLLKVERYMERYGRVMLFFGYFVPGFRHVTALTAGVTQMKFRIFAPFAYLGALVWALTFLLLGSFVGHRWRQIEGIVYPFRYWIVVVVLLSLLAPILYRVIRKRRLAKLTSQGVPPEPKE; encoded by the coding sequence GTGATTTCGATCGAACATTGGTTGCAGTTCCTCGACCATTATGGGTACCTAGGGCTGTTTATCTTGTTGTTGCTGGGGATTGTAGGGATTCCTCTGCCGGATGAAACGTTGCTTTCGTTCGTCGGAGTGCTTGTTCATAAAGGGCATATGAATTTCTGGGGTGTTTTGGCCGCGGCGGTGCTTGGCAGCATCTGCGGCATCACGCTCAGTTATCTGATCGGTCGTTTCGTCGGGTACGGGGTCGTCACCAAGTTTGGACGATTTCTGCATTTGACGGAGGAGCGGTTGCTCAAAGTGGAGCGCTACATGGAACGCTACGGGCGGGTCATGTTGTTTTTTGGCTATTTCGTGCCGGGGTTCCGTCATGTGACGGCGTTGACCGCCGGTGTGACGCAGATGAAGTTTCGAATTTTTGCTCCGTTTGCGTACCTGGGCGCGCTGGTGTGGGCGCTGACTTTTTTGTTGCTCGGAAGCTTTGTGGGGCATCGGTGGCGGCAGATTGAAGGAATCGTGTACCCGTTCCGCTATTGGATCGTCGTGGTCGTTTTGCTTTCTCTGTTGGCGCCGATTCTCTATCGCGTGATAAGAAAGCGACGTTTGGCAAAACTAACCTCTCAAGGTGTACCACCCGAACCGAAGGAGTGA
- a CDS encoding GGDEF domain-containing protein — translation MEGSRGWFAKWLERGRSAEGERGSVVREVMKHHPLAKRMKKILQERQQIVFLYLDIVQFAELEKRVGERTAGDLLQLVESCIRRVSLRMFSEERLIDVENFWGDDFLICFSQSPGETRRLYEVATDVRLEIVREVNANRPVLLSSPIDLHIGYAALDNSGKALDRQLYQTIKSAVRMARKKAVGGDENLYEFRDLLMNRQIEAHFQPIISFDSGEPLGWEALARGPKGSRFERPDTLFSFAEEAGELFALEKVCRERAIERAQELPRGAKLFLNINPRTLDDPRFTKGETKRLLDLYGLSPSNIVFEITERHSIQDYSAFRKTLEHYRQQGYLIAVDDAGAGYSSLQSIVELCPDFIKMDMSLVRDVHNDPVKQALLEAFVTLAGKIRCKIIAEGIEKEEEVKTLLALGIDFGQGFLLGRPHAIIASSVPQGVLGQIERKRVERVLLSSGSMLQIGTIATPTYVMPSTATVKDVHELLENRRQLTSVVVAELGRPLGLITRDHLYAMLGSQYGVPLYYKRSVRQVMDTHPLMVEQHVMIDEVSSLATGRNNLKRYDDIIVTDEGEYRGVVSVQTLLDVMSKVKIEIAKYANPLTGLPGNLRIEEELRTRVRRGEAFSVLYVDLDHFKRFNDRCGFEHGDQMILFLSQLLRRQLSRYGGESDFLGHIGGDDFVVFTSLERCDLLGEETVKLFGRAVRLRLRQLLPPEQMVGLSLSIAAVDVAEDCGMDPTGVAELAAEMKRVAKVEVGDVYVRGVGGGGGRGSVELLR, via the coding sequence ATGGAAGGAAGCCGCGGTTGGTTTGCAAAATGGTTGGAGCGCGGACGCTCCGCAGAGGGCGAGCGTGGTAGTGTGGTGCGCGAGGTGATGAAGCATCATCCGCTTGCCAAACGCATGAAGAAAATACTTCAAGAACGACAGCAGATCGTGTTCCTCTATCTCGACATCGTGCAGTTCGCCGAGTTGGAAAAGAGGGTCGGTGAGCGCACGGCGGGGGACTTGTTGCAGTTGGTCGAATCGTGCATCCGCCGAGTGAGTTTGCGAATGTTTTCGGAGGAGAGGTTGATCGACGTCGAGAATTTTTGGGGCGACGATTTCTTGATTTGTTTCAGTCAGAGTCCGGGGGAGACCCGCAGGTTGTATGAGGTGGCGACAGATGTTCGGTTGGAGATCGTGCGCGAAGTCAATGCCAATCGACCTGTGTTGTTGTCTTCTCCGATTGATTTGCATATTGGATACGCAGCGCTGGACAATTCGGGGAAGGCGTTGGATCGTCAGCTGTACCAGACGATCAAGTCGGCCGTTCGCATGGCGAGGAAAAAGGCTGTGGGTGGCGATGAGAATCTGTACGAGTTTCGCGATCTGTTGATGAACCGGCAGATTGAGGCGCATTTTCAACCGATCATTTCGTTTGATTCGGGCGAGCCTCTGGGGTGGGAAGCGTTGGCGCGCGGACCCAAGGGGAGTCGGTTTGAGCGGCCGGATACGCTGTTTTCGTTTGCGGAGGAGGCGGGGGAGTTGTTCGCGCTGGAGAAAGTCTGCCGCGAGCGGGCGATTGAGCGGGCGCAGGAGTTGCCTCGGGGGGCGAAGCTTTTTTTGAATATCAATCCGCGGACGTTGGATGATCCTCGATTTACGAAGGGGGAGACGAAGCGGCTGTTGGATTTGTACGGGTTGTCGCCTTCGAACATCGTGTTTGAGATTACGGAGCGGCATTCGATTCAGGATTACTCGGCGTTTCGCAAGACGTTGGAGCATTATCGGCAGCAGGGGTATTTGATTGCGGTGGATGATGCGGGGGCGGGGTATTCGTCGTTGCAGTCGATTGTTGAGTTATGTCCTGATTTCATCAAAATGGACATGTCGTTGGTGCGGGATGTTCATAACGACCCTGTGAAGCAGGCGCTGTTGGAGGCGTTTGTGACGTTGGCGGGGAAGATTCGCTGCAAGATTATCGCGGAGGGGATCGAGAAGGAGGAAGAGGTCAAGACGTTGCTTGCTCTGGGGATTGATTTTGGACAAGGGTTCTTGCTGGGACGTCCTCATGCGATCATCGCCTCCTCTGTTCCTCAAGGGGTGCTCGGGCAGATTGAACGCAAGCGGGTGGAGCGCGTTCTGTTGTCCAGCGGGTCGATGTTGCAGATCGGGACGATTGCGACTCCGACTTATGTGATGCCTTCGACCGCTACGGTGAAGGATGTGCATGAGTTGTTGGAGAACCGGAGGCAGCTTACTTCGGTGGTCGTGGCTGAGTTGGGACGGCCATTGGGGTTGATTACGAGGGACCATTTGTATGCAATGCTCGGGTCGCAGTATGGGGTTCCTCTGTATTACAAGCGGTCGGTTCGGCAGGTCATGGATACGCATCCGTTGATGGTGGAACAGCATGTGATGATCGACGAGGTGTCTTCGCTGGCGACGGGGCGAAATAATTTGAAGCGGTATGATGATATTATCGTGACCGACGAAGGGGAGTACCGAGGGGTGGTTTCGGTGCAGACTCTTTTGGATGTCATGTCCAAGGTGAAGATTGAGATTGCGAAGTATGCCAATCCTTTGACGGGGTTGCCGGGGAATCTGCGCATCGAAGAGGAGCTTCGCACGCGGGTGAGGCGTGGGGAGGCTTTTTCGGTGTTGTATGTGGATTTGGATCATTTTAAGCGGTTTAATGATAGGTGCGGGTTTGAGCATGGGGATCAGATGATCTTGTTTTTGTCGCAGTTGTTGAGGCGGCAGTTGAGTCGATATGGGGGGGAGAGTGACTTCTTGGGGCATATTGGGGGGGATGACTTTGTGGTGTTCACTTCTTTGGAGCGGTGTGATTTGCTGGGGGAGGAGACGGTGAAGCTGTTCGGGCGGGCTGTGAGGTTACGGTTGCGGCAGTTGCTTCCTCCTGAGCAGATGGTTGGATTGTCGCTGTCCATTGCTGCGGTTGATGTGGCCGAGGATTGTGGGATGGACCCGACGGGGGTCGCAGAGCTGGCGGCCGAGATGAAGAGGGTGGCGAAGGTGGAAGTCGGGGATGTGTATGTGCGCGGGGTTGGTGGTGGGGGAGGTCGGGGGTCTGTGGAGCTGCTCCGGTAG
- the ftsW gene encoding putative lipid II flippase FtsW: MKVTKHRPDFVLFLVVILLSLIGLVAVYSASAIYAYKTQDTPDYYFLRQLMFFVMGLFGMLFAMNTPYKLWYKLSRPMLLVTYLLLLLVLIPGVGTNVNGANRWIGLGPFSFQPTEIAMITINLYLAYLLTKKGDRVADPKASFWPSIILVVVGFVLIIAEPDMDTAITFAGGPFLIMFVAGVPWKHLRNTALLAVVTSVPLALMGYRGERIWSYMDPFKHMDGDGYQIVQSLFAISTGGWMGRGLGHSIEKFSYLPEAHTDFIFAIFSEEWGLFGGLFLIVLYGVVIWRGIHIALTVQDKFAQLVAIGITSVIAMAVFFNIGSVTGLLPVIGVPLPFISYGGTSLLLKLFMMGILLNISRYTARPEEVDNSLLPASAPRIKHGASIDMTSSRFDA; this comes from the coding sequence ATGAAAGTAACAAAACACCGCCCTGACTTCGTACTGTTCCTCGTCGTAATCCTGTTGTCGTTAATCGGGTTGGTGGCCGTCTATAGTGCCAGTGCGATCTATGCGTACAAGACGCAAGACACGCCTGACTATTATTTTCTGCGCCAACTCATGTTTTTTGTCATGGGGCTGTTCGGGATGTTGTTTGCGATGAACACGCCGTACAAGTTGTGGTACAAGTTGTCGCGTCCCATGCTTTTGGTCACCTATCTCCTGCTGCTTCTGGTCTTGATTCCGGGAGTCGGCACGAACGTCAACGGAGCGAACCGTTGGATCGGCCTCGGGCCGTTCTCGTTCCAACCGACGGAGATTGCGATGATCACGATCAACCTCTACCTCGCCTACCTGCTCACGAAAAAAGGCGACCGGGTCGCCGACCCGAAAGCCTCTTTTTGGCCGTCGATTATCCTCGTGGTGGTCGGTTTCGTCCTGATCATCGCAGAGCCGGACATGGACACGGCGATCACGTTTGCAGGAGGTCCGTTCCTGATCATGTTCGTCGCGGGCGTGCCTTGGAAGCACTTGCGCAACACCGCCTTGCTCGCCGTCGTGACCTCGGTGCCGCTGGCGCTGATGGGCTATCGCGGGGAACGAATCTGGTCGTACATGGACCCGTTCAAGCATATGGACGGTGACGGCTACCAGATCGTGCAGTCTCTGTTTGCCATCTCGACCGGGGGTTGGATGGGACGCGGCTTGGGACACTCGATTGAGAAGTTCTCGTACTTGCCGGAAGCTCATACCGACTTTATCTTCGCGATTTTCTCGGAGGAGTGGGGCTTGTTCGGCGGACTGTTCCTGATCGTGCTCTACGGCGTCGTCATCTGGCGCGGCATTCACATCGCGCTGACGGTGCAGGACAAATTCGCCCAGTTGGTGGCAATCGGGATCACGTCCGTCATTGCGATGGCTGTTTTTTTCAACATCGGTTCGGTTACCGGACTGCTGCCGGTCATCGGGGTCCCGCTTCCGTTCATCTCGTACGGCGGGACGTCGTTGCTCTTAAAGCTGTTTATGATGGGCATCCTGTTGAACATCTCGCGCTACACGGCACGACCTGAGGAAGTGGACAATTCCTTGTTGCCCGCCAGTGCTCCGCGCATCAAGCACGGAGCCTCGATCGATATGACCAGTTCGCGTTTTGACGCATAA